The sequence TTAAAGGTTCATTTACCGGTGCCACTGAATCAAAAATCGGTTTATTTCAAGCGGCTTCTGGAGGAACTATTTTTCTGGACGAAATTGGAAATGCATCAATGACTTTTCAAACTAGACTATTAAGAGTCATACAAGAAAAAGAAATTATGCGTATAGGCGCTACCAGTAGTGAAAAAATAAATGTTAGAATTATTTGCGCTACTAATAATAACCTACAAGATGCAATCTTAAAAGGTACGTTTCGAGAAGATTTATATTATCGTATCAATGTTGTAAATATTAAAACAACGCCTCTACGCGAAAAACCCGAAGACATAATATTGCTTGCCAAAAGTTTTATAAATAAATATAGCATCGAATTCAATAAACCAGATATCATGGTAGATGATAAAGTTTATAGTTTGTTATTGCGTTACCATTGGCCTGGCAATATTAGAGAGCTTGAAAACGTAATACAACGAATGATTATTATGTGCGACGGAATAATTACACTTCAACACGTTCCAGATCATCTTAAATATCACATTCCATTACAAACCGATTTATTAAAACCACTAAAAGAGTTTGAGAAAGAACATATTTTAAAAGTATTAAATTCTGTTGAAAATAATAAATCAAAAGCCGCTAAAATTTTAAAAATTGATAGAAAAACACTCAATCAAAAAATTAGTGAATAGTTATTAAAATCCGTATTTAAAAAAGATTTTCAAGCTCACTTTTTATTCTCTAGAAAACAACAAAAGAATCACTCGTAAAAAATGAGGAATTTATTCCTCATTAGGGATAAATTCCTACCTAACAAAAAGAATTTGATCGCATTAAAAAAATACAACCAATTGACAATCAAATATTAATACAAATATATATACATTTAGGTATATTCTTTGCCTACCAAAAGTCAAATAAATGATAAAATAAGTTTTAAAAGCTTAAAAAAGAAGGATATATAAACACAAAAAACACTGGTAATTCACCATTAAATTAAGCTAATAAGTAGCGTAAAAAGCAACAAATAAATCTAATTATCAATGTTTTAACAAAAAAATACATTAACTTTAGAATGAAAAAAAATCTACTTTTGAAAACAATTGAACATTTTTACGGTGCAGATTTAAGCTGGGTAGAAAACTTAGCCAAGCAATTTGGAGGAAAAGTCGATGGAAATTTTATCAAAGTTCCTGAAGACATACAAACTGGCACTCGTTATTTTCTTAAATGCCAAGAGGGCATTGTTGCTTATTATATAGATGTAGAGTATAAACGTAACCTACGTTTAATTCAAAAAAACTTAAACCAAAACTTTGTGGGTTTTTACTACAACCTCACAGATGGAGAAGCTTTAGTCTCTACTCATAATTTCATGTATAATGTAGGCAAATGGCAATATAATTTATCAGTAATTGATTCTAGCTTAAACTCAGATTATAATGTAAAAAAAGGAAGCAAGACTTTTGCATTGGTGATTTTTATTAAAAGAGATCTTTTAAAATCTTATATTTTAGAGCACGGCATCACAATTCCAAATATTAATCAATTAGTTGATTCTTCAAAAAATACTTTTATACGCTTTGATCGAATGAGCAATGAAAGTTTTCATTTGTTAGACGATTTACGAAAATTAAAGGTTGGCGGACCAATATTTGATTTATACCTTATTGGAACTGTGCATTTGCTTATTTCAAATTATCTAAAAAAAATTGTTCAAAAACGTATCATTATGCAAACCGTAAATCAGCAAGATTTAGCGTCAATAATTGCCTCACAAATGTTTTTGATTGAAAATATTGAAAATCCCTTTCCACACATTAAAACACTAGCTGAAAAAGCAAATATGTCTGAATCTAAATTCAAAAACCTATTTCATAAAATCACTGGAGAAACGCCAAATACATTTTTTCTGGAAAATAAATTACTATTAGCTAAAGATCTTATTGAAACAAAACAATTGTCAATTTCGCAGGTTTCAGATCAACTGCATTTTACCAATAACTCTTATTTTGCGTCAAAATTTAAAGACCATTTTGGTATGTCGCCAAAAATTTATTTGAAAGAATTATAAACTGTTTTTGCTAAATAATCTAAAAGTATTTGTGATATGAAAAAAATATATCATTACTATAGTTTAACCCCAGAGTGGCAACAACAGTTTGCCATACAAACGGGATCAAATATATTAAACGATAATATAATACTCTTCCCAAAAAATATTGGCACAGGTCATTCTTATTTCACTCAAATTACTCCAGCCATTTCTGTCTGTTTTATTGATCTATTACTTGAAAATCCTATAAAATTATGCAGAGTAAGTTCTGATAATGAAATATTTATTTTTCATTATGATCTAAGTGAACATGTAAATTTTATCAAAATTAATAATGTAGATTATGAAATAGGCTCTTATCACAAATTAGACCTTGGTATTATTGACAACCAAATTGAGAGTTCCTTTAAACCTGCTCTCAAAGAGAGAACATTTGCCTTACGTATCTTGGTCCACAAAAAGCTCTTACATGATTTTATATCTATGTATCCTCATATAAAATACAAAGGGGAAGCCAATACAAAAACAGATGAATCTTTTTACCACTACGGCCATATCGACAGCAATAGTACGTTATTGCTTAAATCGTTAAAAACAAAGAGTATATATGACTTATCTTTTGATTCCTATTTAAAAGGCATTTCTTTGAAGCTACTAGGCAACTTCTTCGGTAAGCTATATGAACTTGGAGACGATAAATATGCCTTGACTAATTCTGAAAATGAAGCAATCCTTAAAACTCGTGCTTATCTACTTTCTAACTTATACGGACCATTTCCTTCATTAATTTTCTTAGCTGCAATGGCAGGAATGTCAGAATCAAAATATAAAACAGCTTTTAAAAAAAGTCTCTCCACAACACCAAATGCTTTCTTTATTCAAGAAAAAATGAATCTTGCCAGAAAACTTCTCAGAAGTGGAGAATATAATAATATGACTGAGGTCATGTACGAACTCAATTACAGCAAATTAAGCTATTTTTCAACCAAATATTTTGAATTGTTCAAATGTAAACCTATAAAAGACTTTGTCAAAAAAAAGCGTTGAAAAATGTTTTTTTATTCATTTAAAATCTCTTTTACTTCCTTAATTAATTTCTCTCTTGTAATAATATCTGCAATTACTTAGACTTTTTTTTATTATCGATATAAATTACGCCGATAACCATTTTTAAATAAATAAAAATCCCAATTGTAAACAAGTCACAATTGGGATTTAACTTAACAATTCATTTTAAAATCAGGTTCGAAAGCATTACTAAATAATTTAGTCACTATTAAGATCAATGCTTCCTATTTTTAAGCCAGCATCTTATTTGATATCATCTTTCCATGAAACCATAAACTCCGAACGTCTGTTTAACTCATGCTCTTGTTCTGAACATTTAACTCCGTTTGAACATCTATTAATCAACATTGTTTCACCAAAACCTTCACCAGTCAACCTGTCAGCAGGAATTCCAGCATTTACAATATAATCAACAGTTGCTTTAGCTCTATTTTTAGACAAAGTCATATTGTAATCGTCTTTTCCACGACTATCAGTATGTGAATTCACTTTTATTAGCAGATTTGGACGAGCTCTCATCACTTCCACAACTTTATTCAATTCTGCTTTTGATGATTCTCTAATTTTATACCCATTATAATCAAAATAGATCGGTTTTAAATCTAATAAATCTGTAAGGTTGCCTTCAACATCTTTAGTTACACCATCTATTACAATTTGTCTTTCGTTGATTAACTCCACATTTAGCTCACGCTTTTCTAATGGTTTCATAGGAGTAATTTCCTCTGTCTTTTCAATTAAACCAGGTTTTTTATACATTAACTTATATTCTTGAAAAGAATCAATAGACGCATTGTATTTTCCATCTGCATCACTTAAAAAAGTTCCCGTTTTTTCACCTGTTGCATTGTATACCTCTACAGATACTCCTTCAACTGGTTTTCCTTCAGAGTCTTTTATAACTCCATATACGATTGGTCTGATATCTAAATCAAAAGCTACAGGTCGAGTTTCTGTAAAACCATAGATATCATCGTTACCGCTTCTGTTTGAAGAAAAATATCCTTTTTTACTGTCGTTCTGAATTCCATACGCAAAATCATCAGCATTCGTATTAACACCATCACCTGCATTTACTACATGATACACTCCATTTTCATCTTTAACAGCTGCAAAAACATCTAATCCACCAAGTCCTGGATGCCCATCTGATGAAAAATACAAAATTCCACCACCATCGACAAAAGGATAAGTTTCTCTTCCCAATGTATTAATCTCGTCACCAAGTTTTTTAACATCATTGCCAACAAAACCTCCCTTATTAAGGCTAACTACATATATATCAGAATCTCCAAATCTATTACCTCTATCGGAAACAAAATAAAGTTCAGTTTCATCTGCATTCAATGCTGGATGGGCCGATGAAAATCCATCACCATTTACAGGAAATCCAAGCTCTTTGATATTTTTCCATTCCCCTTTGACATTCTCTGCAACATAAATTTTTAGAAAAGTGGTTCCAGCTTTATCAGTTCCTAGTTTACCATTTATAAAATTAGTTCTAGTAAAATACATAAACTTTCCATTTTTCGTAATTGCCGGAGAACTTTGATGGTATTTTGTATTAATATCACCTTTTATAAGGACTGGATTCTGTAATCCGCCATCAACCGTAATATCAGCTACGTACATTTTCAAAAATGACTTCTCATTCCAACTATGTTTGCGCTTAATTACAATTCCAGTATCTTTAGCAGAAGCATAAACAACTTTATCTTTTCCAAGAAATGAACTACCAAAATCTGAAGAAGGTGAATTTATATCAACAGGTTTAAATTCATAACGTCCTGACTGTTTTTTAATATCTGCTAACAATTTAGATTCTTTCCAATTCTCGCTTAAATCTTTTTTACCTGTTATTGCATAGTATTTTTTTATTACAGCATACGCTTCGTCATACCTATTACTGTTATTCAAAGCCTGAGCATATCTAAAATAAAACTCAGGTTCTATCTGTTGCCCAGAATTAAAAACTTTAGCATATGCCTCAGAAGCTTCTGAATACAAACCATTAAAATAGTAACAATTTCCTAATTTATATGCCACTTCCAATGAAGAGTTACCTTTATCTACAAGATTTTGGTAAAGTTTAGCAGCTTCCACAAAAGCATACTTTTTGTAGACTTCATCAGCTTTTGCAACTTTTCTATCTTGCGCGTTAATACCTCCTATCTGCACCAAGCAAATACAAAGCACAACTATTGCTTTTCTTATCGTTTTAGATATCATTTTTCATCCTAGTTTATGGTTATTAAAAGAATCTTGGGGTAACCAGTCTGTATTTGCTTGAAGAAAACAAGTCAAAACGAAGGAAAATTTCATGAGAACCTGAATTATAATTTCCAATTTTCTGCGTGTCATAATCATAAGCATACCCAATATTTAAGCCTGGTGATACCTGAAAACCTGCCATTGCACTTACGGCTGCATCCCATCTGTAAGCAGCACCTAAAGTAAATTTTTCATTAAACAAAAAGTTTGCAGACAAATCAACTGCCAAAGGAGCTCCCTCAATCATTTTTGCCATAACAGCCGGCTTAAACTTTAAATTATCATTAAGATCAAACACATAGCCCGCCATTGCATAGAAATGCATTTTTTGAGATGCAACAGAAACTTTTACGTCATCATAGAATTTTGTTTCCAAAATCATTGGTACAGATACACCAGCGTACCATTTTTGAGAGTGGAAATAAATTCCAGCTCCTACATTTGGGGAATTCTTAGTCAGAATACCAGTAAGATACTGATCATTCTCGTCTTTTCTAGTAACCTTATTATAGTCCACCTGCATAAAATTTCCAGACGCGCTAACTCCCAAAGACAAGAATACGTCAGCTGAAAGTTGAATAGGGTAAGAATAATTTACAGACAAAGTTGTTTCTGAAGAAGGTCCAATCTGATCATTTATTACAGATAGTCCCAACCCTTGTCCATTTCGTGCAATAGGAGATTCTATAGAAAAATTTGCAGTTCTAGGAGCACCATCAAGTCCTATCCATTGCGTTCTGTATAATCCAAAAACACTTGGTACGCCTCGTGTACCTGTATATCCCGGATTTATTGTCATCGTATTATACATATACTGTGTATACTGTGACTGTTGCTGTGCCGACGCTTCTAAAATTCCGATAAACAGCAATATTAGTAAATATGAAATCTTTTTCATTTGTTCTAGTACCTTTTAATTATTGGTTATTGATATACAAATAACCTTTTCTCTCTATTGTTCGTTTTCCGGTATTATATTTTAGTATATAAAAGTAAGTTCCTGTTGGAAGTTTATCTCCTCTTTTAACCGTAGAGCGTCCATCTGAATATCCTCTAAACATTTTGTCGCTTTCATTATAAGAGTCTGCATCATACACTCTAACACCCCATCTATTATAGATTTCAATATGGTTATCTGGAAAATTACTAATACCTTCGATCAAGAAACTATCATTTAAACCATCATCATTTGGAGAGATTGCATTATATACCACAACTTCTTCCGGTATAGGTGGTGCTTTTTTGACCAAGGCTGCGGTAAAAATTCCATAACCACTTACTACTGAAGTCAATAATTTTTCATAAGGTTTACCCGCCAAAGGATCACTTACTTCCCCTCCTTCATTCACCCACTTGTCTGCGGTTGGATCCCAACGAGCTATAACTACCTCATACTCTTCTTGTGAATTAAAAAATTCTGCGGGTGTTGTTCGATTATCCAGTGTTAAACTCAACACAATTTTATCAGCGCCTTTATCCTGTTTCACTTCCCAATATTCACTCTGATCCATAATTTCAAGCTTTTCATCTCTTTTTTCATGAGAATAAATAGCATTTGAATTTTTATTAAAATATTGAGTCGTATAAATATCACCAGCATTGTTACCTGCATCTTGGTAAGCAGGTCTAAAGTACTTCCCTGCTCCAATTGGAAATTCGAATGAACCACCACCTATTTTTTGAACCTGACCATCTACAAAACTTAAATCACTTGTAAGTGTATGAGTCCCCTTATCTTTGAAAATTACCAAACCACCATAATCACCAGCTTGGATTACTCCTTTATCAAATGCAGAATTACCTCCAATAGCAATTTTTCCTCCTAAATGAAAAGGAACTAAAGAAGAAACATTCTTAAAAATGATGTTTTTAAAATTAGAAAGCTGGTTTGCTTCTATAAACTGATCTTCTGAGCCAATAAAAAAAGTGGTTCCATTTTTACTATCTGAGTAAGTAACAATACCATCATTTTTCCAATTTTGAAAGATATACAACTGCCCATCATTTATAAAATTCCCTAATGGAGCATTTTCGTAATCCATATGAACGGCCATGACTGCATCATTATTCAACTTGACATCAGTCTCATTAACAAGCTGTGCCTGCACGTTATGACAAGTAAAAAGGCCTAACATTAGACCAATCATGCCACTTTGATGCTTACTATTTAACAAAATAGAAAATGGTTGTTTTTCTATTTTATGTAAGTAATTATTTTTCATAAATAACTATTTTAATTTTATACAAATTGCACGTTAATTGAGAGACAAAACTAAAGCAGTAATAAAAGTCTGATATCCCTTAAAAGTTATTGATATATCAGAATAAGATAAATTATGAAGTGTTTTTTGTTGGAACTCTTTATTTTGAAAACAACAGTTTAATTTGTAAGAAAAAATCAATATAACTAAATCAATTTTAGTAACCTTGTAATTAATTTAATACAAAAAAACCGTACTTTTCTATAAGTACAGTTTTTCGTTATCATAAATAAGAATGATTTTTAGTGATAGCAGAATAACACTTTTCAGCATTTTATTGCCCTAAATTTAATGTTTTAAAAAAGTGTTTTGATATTTATTTTAGAATTAATTGGTTTAGAAATAATCAATTAATTGTTTGTAATTAACATCCTTTAAAATCACTTTTTTACTTTCATCTAGAAGATAGATTGAAGGAATATTATCTATCCAATATTCTGTACGAATTTGTACGAATTCCTTATTGCCCCATACATTGAGCCAATTATTCTGAAATGTATTTTTGCTTACGAATTCGTGCCATACTTTTTCATCGTTCTCAATGTAAATTGCAAATAATTGCAATTCTTTTGGTGCTTTCTTTTCCAGCCACTCTTTTAAAATTGGAGTAACTTCCATACAATGGGAACATTCAGGATTAAAAAAATACAATATTGTATATTTAGCTTTACTTTTAAGAATTGATTTTTTAATTCCTTTAGGATCTTGTAAAGGAAGCTCTGCTGCAATACTGCCTTGTTTATTCTTTTCTATAAATGAAATTTTTGCATTTATCAGCTCTTTTCGCCAATCGGGTGTAAAAGATGTCTTTTGTTCATTTTTAAGAATATAAACACCAATCTCTTCATTAAAAAAAGGGCTACTTTTAATTAAATATAAGTTCAGGAGAGCTTCTTCTATTACTCTATACATATCTGGATTGACTGATGCCTTCTGCAATAGGTCCTCAATAGCTAAAAGGATATTTTTTTTATCTTTTAAATTGAAAGAACTGATATAATTGGTCGTCTTGCCTCCTAAATAAGGAGTATTTGTTAATACATTACTTTTAAAATCAACTCCTTCCCAATAGTGCAACTTAATGAAATCAACTGATTTCTGATATTTTACATCATCAATATCATATAAAAGATGTTCGCCACTCCAGGCCATATCTGGAATTGGCAATGTATTCGTACAGTCAATTAATTTTTCTACAATTGTTCCTTCAAAAGCACTGGCAATACGTTTTCCATAATCGTATAAAAGTTGTTGTTCCGAAATTGCTTTGTTTCTTATTTTTTTTCGTTCAATACTGTCATTTTCATTCAAAAAATCTTCTTCTAATTGATGCTGATTACTATAAAATTTTTCTGCTTGCTTTATATATGCTGCGTATGCATTATTTTGTTCGCTATCTTTAAAAATAACATTTTCATTATTTTCAAAATACTGTACATCAATATTCTTTTTTTCTTTTTTTGAATATAAAACTGAAATAGGATTTGGTGAAATTACCTTAGGCAACATAACCATATATAGCCCTTCGACAACGTTCATGGTGTCTTTGAGAATAATAATTTCAGGTTTATCAACAATGGCTTTATCTAAAAGTACAGGCATACCATTTTTATAGAAATATAACAAACAGGTATCTCCTACATTAAGCCCTGCAGTTTGAAATGTTATACTACGTTGCGCTACTATATTTTGTACCAACAAACAAGATAAAATTAGTAAAACACTTTTGTAAAGTTTTTTCATATTTAGATAGCTTAAAAAAAAACTGTCCTCAAGAAAACTCAAGGACAGTAAATTTAATTAATTATAATTTATTTTTCACATTTATCACAATATAAAACACTAAAATACAAATACTTGTATCACTTTATTTGCAGAACTTGGCACTAAGTTTGCACCACTGCATGTTACTTGACCATTGTTGCAATCCATAAAGTGACCGCTAACTTCGGCGTTAGTATTAAAACCACCAAAATAGTTTGCTGAGTTAACATTTACAGGCATTATTGAACCCCAAAGCATTTGGCGTTGAGGAGTTCCAACAAATCCACTATTATTACCCGTATTA comes from Flavobacterium sp. KACC 22761 and encodes:
- a CDS encoding sigma-54 dependent transcriptional regulator; translated protein: MSLKKENILIVDDNYEMLNLTQRTIKTLHYHTYKASSVNEAIDVLKNHSIDLLITDLNMPEVNGIELLKYSEEHFPDVSKLVITGMPSIDNAVNSLKSGALDYLIKPFTAEELSNVIQNSLKKSATKANKSVPTEQKNYAGIIGQSAQFKNLIDIITRVQNNNVNVLIEGESGTGKELVAKAIHYEGAMAKMPFIAINCGGLPENLLESELFGYIKGSFTGATESKIGLFQAASGGTIFLDEIGNASMTFQTRLLRVIQEKEIMRIGATSSEKINVRIICATNNNLQDAILKGTFREDLYYRINVVNIKTTPLREKPEDIILLAKSFINKYSIEFNKPDIMVDDKVYSLLLRYHWPGNIRELENVIQRMIIMCDGIITLQHVPDHLKYHIPLQTDLLKPLKEFEKEHILKVLNSVENNKSKAAKILKIDRKTLNQKISE
- a CDS encoding AraC family transcriptional regulator, translating into MKKNLLLKTIEHFYGADLSWVENLAKQFGGKVDGNFIKVPEDIQTGTRYFLKCQEGIVAYYIDVEYKRNLRLIQKNLNQNFVGFYYNLTDGEALVSTHNFMYNVGKWQYNLSVIDSSLNSDYNVKKGSKTFALVIFIKRDLLKSYILEHGITIPNINQLVDSSKNTFIRFDRMSNESFHLLDDLRKLKVGGPIFDLYLIGTVHLLISNYLKKIVQKRIIMQTVNQQDLASIIASQMFLIENIENPFPHIKTLAEKANMSESKFKNLFHKITGETPNTFFLENKLLLAKDLIETKQLSISQVSDQLHFTNNSYFASKFKDHFGMSPKIYLKEL
- a CDS encoding AraC family transcriptional regulator, producing the protein MKKIYHYYSLTPEWQQQFAIQTGSNILNDNIILFPKNIGTGHSYFTQITPAISVCFIDLLLENPIKLCRVSSDNEIFIFHYDLSEHVNFIKINNVDYEIGSYHKLDLGIIDNQIESSFKPALKERTFALRILVHKKLLHDFISMYPHIKYKGEANTKTDESFYHYGHIDSNSTLLLKSLKTKSIYDLSFDSYLKGISLKLLGNFFGKLYELGDDKYALTNSENEAILKTRAYLLSNLYGPFPSLIFLAAMAGMSESKYKTAFKKSLSTTPNAFFIQEKMNLARKLLRSGEYNNMTEVMYELNYSKLSYFSTKYFELFKCKPIKDFVKKKR
- a CDS encoding OmpA family protein; protein product: MLCICLVQIGGINAQDRKVAKADEVYKKYAFVEAAKLYQNLVDKGNSSLEVAYKLGNCYYFNGLYSEASEAYAKVFNSGQQIEPEFYFRYAQALNNSNRYDEAYAVIKKYYAITGKKDLSENWKESKLLADIKKQSGRYEFKPVDINSPSSDFGSSFLGKDKVVYASAKDTGIVIKRKHSWNEKSFLKMYVADITVDGGLQNPVLIKGDINTKYHQSSPAITKNGKFMYFTRTNFINGKLGTDKAGTTFLKIYVAENVKGEWKNIKELGFPVNGDGFSSAHPALNADETELYFVSDRGNRFGDSDIYVVSLNKGGFVGNDVKKLGDEINTLGRETYPFVDGGGILYFSSDGHPGLGGLDVFAAVKDENGVYHVVNAGDGVNTNADDFAYGIQNDSKKGYFSSNRSGNDDIYGFTETRPVAFDLDIRPIVYGVIKDSEGKPVEGVSVEVYNATGEKTGTFLSDADGKYNASIDSFQEYKLMYKKPGLIEKTEEITPMKPLEKRELNVELINERQIVIDGVTKDVEGNLTDLLDLKPIYFDYNGYKIRESSKAELNKVVEVMRARPNLLIKVNSHTDSRGKDDYNMTLSKNRAKATVDYIVNAGIPADRLTGEGFGETMLINRCSNGVKCSEQEHELNRRSEFMVSWKDDIK
- a CDS encoding type IX secretion system membrane protein PorP/SprF — translated: MKKISYLLILLFIGILEASAQQQSQYTQYMYNTMTINPGYTGTRGVPSVFGLYRTQWIGLDGAPRTANFSIESPIARNGQGLGLSVINDQIGPSSETTLSVNYSYPIQLSADVFLSLGVSASGNFMQVDYNKVTRKDENDQYLTGILTKNSPNVGAGIYFHSQKWYAGVSVPMILETKFYDDVKVSVASQKMHFYAMAGYVFDLNDNLKFKPAVMAKMIEGAPLAVDLSANFLFNEKFTLGAAYRWDAAVSAMAGFQVSPGLNIGYAYDYDTQKIGNYNSGSHEIFLRFDLFSSSKYRLVTPRFF
- a CDS encoding gliding motility-associated C-terminal domain-containing protein, which codes for MKNNYLHKIEKQPFSILLNSKHQSGMIGLMLGLFTCHNVQAQLVNETDVKLNNDAVMAVHMDYENAPLGNFINDGQLYIFQNWKNDGIVTYSDSKNGTTFFIGSEDQFIEANQLSNFKNIIFKNVSSLVPFHLGGKIAIGGNSAFDKGVIQAGDYGGLVIFKDKGTHTLTSDLSFVDGQVQKIGGGSFEFPIGAGKYFRPAYQDAGNNAGDIYTTQYFNKNSNAIYSHEKRDEKLEIMDQSEYWEVKQDKGADKIVLSLTLDNRTTPAEFFNSQEEYEVVIARWDPTADKWVNEGGEVSDPLAGKPYEKLLTSVVSGYGIFTAALVKKAPPIPEEVVVYNAISPNDDGLNDSFLIEGISNFPDNHIEIYNRWGVRVYDADSYNESDKMFRGYSDGRSTVKRGDKLPTGTYFYILKYNTGKRTIERKGYLYINNQ
- a CDS encoding thioredoxin-like domain-containing protein, which encodes MKKLYKSVLLILSCLLVQNIVAQRSITFQTAGLNVGDTCLLYFYKNGMPVLLDKAIVDKPEIIILKDTMNVVEGLYMVMLPKVISPNPISVLYSKKEKKNIDVQYFENNENVIFKDSEQNNAYAAYIKQAEKFYSNQHQLEEDFLNENDSIERKKIRNKAISEQQLLYDYGKRIASAFEGTIVEKLIDCTNTLPIPDMAWSGEHLLYDIDDVKYQKSVDFIKLHYWEGVDFKSNVLTNTPYLGGKTTNYISSFNLKDKKNILLAIEDLLQKASVNPDMYRVIEEALLNLYLIKSSPFFNEEIGVYILKNEQKTSFTPDWRKELINAKISFIEKNKQGSIAAELPLQDPKGIKKSILKSKAKYTILYFFNPECSHCMEVTPILKEWLEKKAPKELQLFAIYIENDEKVWHEFVSKNTFQNNWLNVWGNKEFVQIRTEYWIDNIPSIYLLDESKKVILKDVNYKQLIDYF